A single window of Synechococcus sp. CBW1004 DNA harbors:
- a CDS encoding IS5 family transposase, whose product MAAPLQLGFTDYEQTYAKKKTRRQRFLDEMEATVPWDPFLALISPVYHRPSAKGGRPPFPLEVMLRIHLLQQWFTLSDPLMEEMLIDTPCFRRFAGIDMVEDRIPDETTILNFRHLLEENRIAEQILETVNQSLREKGVMLKEGTILDATIINAPSSTKNKTGERDPEMHSVAKGNQWFFGMRCHIGVDAASGLVHSVVSTAANVHELNTAPDRVHGEERVIYGDSGHIGIEKREAFKDCEAEMRIAMKPGQRRVLPDTPEGRLLDLMEAAKAHVRAKVEHPFRIIKCQFGFRKVFYRGIRKNNLKLTMLFALANLWMVRERCPSTA is encoded by the coding sequence ATGGCGGCCCCCCTCCAGTTGGGTTTCACGGACTACGAGCAGACCTACGCCAAGAAGAAAACGCGCCGGCAGCGCTTCCTCGATGAGATGGAAGCCACAGTGCCCTGGGATCCTTTCCTGGCCTTGATTTCGCCTGTGTACCACAGGCCTTCTGCCAAGGGCGGGCGCCCACCGTTTCCGCTGGAGGTGATGCTGCGCATCCACCTGCTGCAGCAGTGGTTCACGCTTTCCGATCCCTTGATGGAGGAGATGCTGATCGATACCCCCTGCTTCCGCCGCTTTGCTGGGATCGACATGGTTGAGGACCGGATCCCTGACGAGACGACGATCCTGAACTTCCGCCACCTCCTGGAAGAGAATCGGATAGCAGAGCAGATCCTGGAGACGGTGAACCAGAGCCTGCGGGAGAAGGGCGTGATGCTTAAGGAGGGCACGATCCTCGATGCCACAATCATCAACGCTCCCAGTTCAACCAAGAACAAGACGGGCGAGCGGGATCCTGAAATGCACTCGGTGGCCAAAGGCAACCAGTGGTTCTTTGGGATGCGGTGCCACATCGGTGTGGATGCAGCCTCGGGTCTGGTCCATTCCGTGGTGAGCACGGCTGCCAACGTCCATGAGCTGAACACGGCACCCGATCGCGTCCATGGCGAGGAACGCGTGATCTACGGCGACTCTGGCCACATCGGCATCGAAAAGCGTGAGGCGTTCAAGGACTGCGAAGCAGAGATGCGCATCGCCATGAAGCCCGGACAGCGCCGAGTTCTACCGGACACCCCAGAGGGAAGACTGCTGGATCTGATGGAGGCGGCGAAAGCACATGTCAGGGCAAAGGTGGAGCATCCATTTCGGATCATCAAGTGCCAGTTTGGATTTCGGAAGGTCTTCTACCGAGGCATCCGCAAGAACAACCTCAAGCTGACGATGCTGTTTGCCCTCGCCAATCTCTGGATGGTGCGCGAACGTTGTCCTTCTACAGCGTAA
- a CDS encoding GspH/FimT family pseudopilin — MAERLRPQKAGLRPQEADRRPRDAAFSLHELLIVAMLLGWVSVLGLRQGAEALARERVESASRRIALGLERGRLAAVRSGSPCGLQLAEAGWQAPPDAALPGCPGLDLPAGEGIDPGVVQVEHNLPPLVRFTSNGLVLDGGTVRISAEGTALERCLVMALPLGVVRLGRWQQQTCQVDPSL; from the coding sequence ATGGCTGAGCGTCTGCGGCCGCAAAAGGCGGGCCTGAGGCCGCAGGAGGCCGACCGGCGACCACGGGACGCAGCCTTCTCGCTGCATGAGCTGCTGATCGTGGCGATGCTGCTGGGGTGGGTGAGCGTGCTGGGGCTGCGCCAGGGGGCGGAGGCGCTGGCGCGCGAACGGGTGGAGAGCGCCAGTCGCCGCATCGCCCTGGGCCTGGAACGCGGGCGACTGGCGGCGGTCCGCAGCGGCAGCCCCTGCGGCCTGCAGCTGGCGGAGGCGGGCTGGCAGGCGCCCCCGGATGCGGCGCTGCCGGGCTGCCCGGGACTCGACCTGCCCGCCGGTGAGGGCATCGATCCGGGAGTGGTGCAGGTGGAGCACAACCTGCCGCCCCTGGTGCGCTTCACCAGCAACGGCCTGGTGCTCGACGGCGGCACCGTGCGGATCTCCGCCGAAGGCACGGCGCTGGAGCGCTGCCTGGTGATGGCCCTGCCCCTGGGGGTGGTGCGGCTGGGCCGCTGGCAGCAGCAGACCTGCCAGGTGGACCCCAGCCTGTGA
- a CDS encoding prepilin-type cleavage/methylation domain-containing protein produces the protein MNALLLQNGRSRRRRPERSALAIPGRSAGLTLVELLLGLSLGMALFVTLLQTLLLHGRGNERLVRLVRERGVQRRTLALLRSEILRADRLELGESPGLQPACSLAGRRPVLQLQTARGTISYTLSPPPSAIWRGQVLMRCGPAYGLDGEPSTGSSLNRVLLDGLATGGFEASRSGPGQLRLKLQQEFRLTDGHRQTISSAVEIATAERAP, from the coding sequence GTGAACGCGCTGCTCCTCCAGAACGGACGATCGCGGCGGCGCCGGCCGGAGCGATCCGCCCTGGCCATTCCGGGCCGCAGCGCCGGCCTGACCCTGGTGGAGCTGCTGCTGGGCCTCAGCCTCGGCATGGCCCTGTTCGTGACGCTGCTCCAGACGCTGCTGCTGCACGGCCGCGGCAACGAACGGCTGGTGCGGCTGGTGCGCGAGCGGGGAGTGCAGCGCCGCACCCTGGCGTTGCTGCGCAGCGAGATCCTGCGGGCCGATCGGCTGGAGCTGGGGGAGAGCCCTGGCCTTCAACCGGCCTGTTCCCTGGCCGGCCGCCGGCCGGTGCTGCAGCTGCAGACGGCCCGGGGCACGATCAGCTACACCCTCAGCCCGCCGCCGAGCGCCATCTGGCGCGGGCAGGTGCTGATGCGCTGCGGGCCGGCCTACGGGCTCGACGGCGAACCGAGCACAGGCAGCAGCCTGAACCGGGTGCTGCTCGATGGCCTGGCGACGGGCGGCTTCGAGGCCAGCCGCAGCGGGCCTGGACAGCTGCGGCTGAAGCTGCAGCAGGAGTTCCGGCTGACGGACGGCCATCGCCAGACGATCAGCAGTGCCGTGGAGATCGCCACGGCGGAGCGGGCGCCATGA
- a CDS encoding pyridoxamine 5'-phosphate oxidase family protein codes for MSADALPADALPPWRPLLRGAREREGLSPMARWLQLATVAPDGTPRVRTLVFRGWADGACLDLLTDGRSAKVTDLAAEAAVELCWLLPRARCQFRLRGQRLALPAEVERRERQRHWRQLTPAGRALWGWPPPGEPFEPAAAFPSELGDAEPVPESLVLLRCEIGQVELLELGAHPHRRRRWRATTGWHEEPLNP; via the coding sequence GTGAGCGCGGACGCCTTGCCCGCCGATGCGCTGCCGCCCTGGCGGCCGTTGCTGCGTGGCGCCCGCGAGCGGGAGGGGCTATCGCCGATGGCCCGCTGGCTCCAGCTGGCGACTGTGGCGCCGGACGGCACCCCGCGGGTGCGCACCCTGGTGTTCCGCGGCTGGGCGGATGGGGCCTGCCTCGATCTGCTCACGGACGGCCGCAGCGCCAAGGTGACGGACCTGGCTGCGGAGGCTGCCGTGGAGCTCTGCTGGCTGCTGCCCCGGGCCCGCTGTCAGTTCCGCCTGCGGGGACAGCGGCTTGCCCTGCCGGCGGAGGTCGAGCGCCGCGAGCGGCAGCGCCACTGGCGCCAGCTCACGCCGGCCGGGCGCGCCCTCTGGGGCTGGCCGCCTCCCGGTGAGCCGTTCGAGCCGGCCGCGGCCTTCCCCAGTGAACTGGGTGATGCCGAGCCGGTTCCAGAGTCGTTGGTGTTGCTGCGGTGCGAGATCGGCCAGGTGGAGCTGCTCGAACTCGGGGCCCATCCGCACCGCCGTCGCCGCTGGCGGGCGACCACGGGTTGGCATGAGGAACCCCTGAATCCGTGA
- a CDS encoding phosphoglucomutase/phosphomannomutase family protein, which yields MASAPLPLEAAPIAFGTDGWRGILGVDITVERLLPVAAAAARELASSAPEGLASREVVLGYDRRFLAPELAEAIAAAVRGAGLVPVLSDAPTPTPASSWAVVERGALGALVITASHNPPEWLGLKIKGPFGGSVEGDFTARVERRLAAGGITVPIAADTARFDALGAYVAGLKAKVDTGALAEGLQRLGLTVIVDPMHGSAAGVLPALLGEQAVASGAIREIRSQRDPLFGGHPPEPLAPYLTQLIAEVRASTAAGKPAMGIVFDGDGDRIAAVDERGRFCSTQLLMPLFIDHLARARQLPGTVIKTVSGSDLMALVAEDLGRTVLEMPVGFKYIAAEMLAGEVLVGGEESGGVGFGMHLPERDAPFAALLLIEALVEGGVPLGQRIDALQQRCGGAAAYDRLDLRLADMAARQRLEARLAEAPPSEVAGAAVEEVITTDGVKLRLGPSHWLMLRFSGTEPLLRLYCEAPSPDRVARVLAWARQLAESV from the coding sequence ATGGCTTCCGCCCCCCTGCCCCTGGAGGCCGCCCCGATCGCCTTCGGCACCGACGGCTGGCGGGGCATCCTCGGGGTGGACATCACGGTGGAGCGGTTGCTGCCGGTGGCGGCGGCGGCGGCCCGGGAGCTGGCCAGCAGTGCGCCCGAGGGCCTGGCCAGCCGCGAGGTGGTGCTCGGCTACGACCGCCGCTTCCTGGCACCGGAACTGGCCGAGGCGATCGCGGCGGCGGTGCGCGGCGCCGGCCTGGTGCCGGTGCTGAGCGATGCGCCCACGCCCACCCCGGCCTCCAGCTGGGCGGTGGTGGAGCGCGGGGCTCTCGGCGCCCTGGTGATCACCGCCAGCCACAACCCGCCCGAATGGCTGGGCCTGAAGATCAAGGGCCCCTTCGGCGGCTCGGTGGAGGGCGACTTCACCGCTCGGGTGGAGCGTCGCCTGGCGGCCGGCGGCATCACCGTGCCGATCGCGGCGGACACCGCACGTTTCGATGCCCTGGGGGCCTATGTGGCGGGCCTGAAGGCCAAGGTGGACACCGGGGCCCTGGCCGAAGGGCTGCAGCGGCTCGGCCTGACGGTGATCGTCGATCCGATGCATGGCTCCGCCGCCGGTGTGCTGCCGGCCCTGCTGGGGGAGCAGGCTGTGGCCTCCGGTGCCATCCGCGAGATCCGCAGCCAGCGCGATCCCCTGTTCGGCGGCCACCCGCCTGAGCCGCTGGCTCCTTACCTGACGCAGCTGATCGCCGAGGTGCGCGCCAGCACCGCCGCGGGCAAGCCGGCGATGGGCATCGTCTTCGATGGCGACGGCGACCGCATCGCCGCGGTGGATGAGCGCGGCCGCTTCTGCAGCACCCAGCTGCTGATGCCCCTGTTCATCGATCACCTCGCCCGCGCCCGCCAGCTGCCCGGCACGGTGATCAAGACCGTCAGCGGCTCGGATCTGATGGCGCTGGTGGCCGAGGACCTGGGCCGCACGGTGCTGGAGATGCCCGTGGGCTTCAAATACATCGCCGCCGAGATGCTCGCCGGTGAGGTGCTGGTGGGGGGCGAGGAATCGGGCGGTGTCGGCTTCGGCATGCACCTGCCGGAGCGCGATGCCCCCTTCGCGGCCTTGTTGCTGATCGAGGCCCTGGTGGAGGGCGGTGTGCCCCTGGGCCAGCGCATCGATGCCCTGCAGCAGCGCTGCGGTGGGGCTGCCGCCTACGACCGGCTCGATCTGCGCCTCGCCGACATGGCCGCACGCCAGCGGCTGGAGGCCCGCCTGGCTGAAGCGCCTCCCAGCGAGGTGGCCGGGGCTGCCGTGGAGGAGGTGATCACCACCGACGGCGTGAAGCTGCGCCTCGGTCCCAGTCACTGGCTGATGCTGCGCTTCTCGGGCACCGAGCCGCTGCTGCGCCTCTACTGCGAAGCCCCCAGCCCGGACCGGGTGGCCAGGGTGCTGGCCTGGGCGCGTCAGCTGGCTGAGAGCGTCTGA